The Agrobacterium larrymoorei genome includes the window CAGCTGTGAAATCGTGGCAGAGGAATATACAAGCAGGAAAAGCGGATGGGATGCCTTGGTGGAAGCCCACATCTGCCAGCTTATCGTTCACCTCTCTAGAACGATCTCCGCGTCTTCGGAACGAACACCGATAGATACTCAGGACGAGCGCATTCAGACGTTACTCGACCTTATCATTCGCAACATCAGGGAGCCGAAATCCGCCGATTACTACGCAGCCGAACTCGGCGTTTCGCCCACGCATCTCAACCGCATCGTGAAACGTCACTGGGGCACAAGCCTCCAGAGATTGATCGCGAGACAACAGATCGAGAACGCGAAGCACGAATTGCTGTTTACCTTTTCTTCCGTGAGAATGGTGGCAGCCAGCATGGGCTTCAACGATCCTGCCTATTTCTCCCGCTTCTTCCTCAAGGAAACCGGCATGACACCCAAGGCCTGGCGGCTTGCTGAGCAACAGAAACTGTCGCCCTCCCCTTCACATCAAGCCAGCATCTTGGAAAGCTCCGCCTGAACATTCAGGAGAGCAGGCAGATAACGCTCTGCAAGGTCTTCCATGGAGACGGCAGTTGCGGGCAGACCAACATTCAGGGCCGCCACCGTGAACCTGTGAACATTCTTTAAAGGAACGGCAATGGATCGAAGGCCCATTTCAACTTCCTGATCGATAAGCGCGTAACCGCGCTCCCGCGTTCGGAGCAGCTCTTCGTTCAGAACTTCCCTATTGGTGATCGTATACTCAGTCCTTGCTTCCAGCACCGTTTCAGAAAGGACTTGCTGCCATTGCTCTTCGCTCAGCGCCGCCAGCAACACCCGCCCCATAGATGTACAATAGGCGGGAAGCCGTGATCCCGGCATTAATGCAATGGACATGACACGGCGCTGTGAAGCGCGCGCGACATAGACAATTTCGGTTTCATCCAGAATGGAGACGGATGTGCTTTGCCCAATGTCTTCGGACAGGCGATCCAGCAGCGGCTGGACGATCCGCGGTAACGGCATGGTGGCAAGGCAACCCGTGCCGAGCCTCAGAACTTTCGGTGTGACCGTGAAGAACTTGCCGTCATAGGCGGCGTATCCCAGTTCGGAAAGAGTGAGCAGGCATCGCCTTGCTGTTGCCCTGTCGAGACCCGCAACCTCCGCTGCCTCAGAGATAGACAGCTTGGGGCGCTCGGCGCTGAAGGCCTCGATGATCCGCAGGCCCTTCGCAAGACCGCCCATCACGTCCCTTTCCTTCATCCTCGCCTCCTGATTTGTGCGATAATCGAACAAAAATCATATATCGCACAAATGACTTGCGGTCCATCCGCACCTGGCGTTACCTCATTGGGTGGCTGGCGAGACGCGCGCTGGCGCTCGACAG containing:
- a CDS encoding helix-turn-helix domain-containing protein encodes the protein MARLMEDRLYGEKGAEGGSFRFHCETLFSRSSLHRFEIGRHRHESFLQILYIAGGTGDAILGADIRPIEPPAIAIVPPGFEHGFRFSRDISGIVMTIIPDALSPSVQAMLRQNLKRPALLSLTNAPTFDAIRASCEIVAEEYTSRKSGWDALVEAHICQLIVHLSRTISASSERTPIDTQDERIQTLLDLIIRNIREPKSADYYAAELGVSPTHLNRIVKRHWGTSLQRLIARQQIENAKHELLFTFSSVRMVAASMGFNDPAYFSRFFLKETGMTPKAWRLAEQQKLSPSPSHQASILESSA
- a CDS encoding IclR family transcriptional regulator; translation: MKERDVMGGLAKGLRIIEAFSAERPKLSISEAAEVAGLDRATARRCLLTLSELGYAAYDGKFFTVTPKVLRLGTGCLATMPLPRIVQPLLDRLSEDIGQSTSVSILDETEIVYVARASQRRVMSIALMPGSRLPAYCTSMGRVLLAALSEEQWQQVLSETVLEARTEYTITNREVLNEELLRTRERGYALIDQEVEMGLRSIAVPLKNVHRFTVAALNVGLPATAVSMEDLAERYLPALLNVQAELSKMLA